Within Oreochromis aureus strain Israel breed Guangdong linkage group 19, ZZ_aureus, whole genome shotgun sequence, the genomic segment tgtattatatataagagacaaacattgttcttttaatatgttggcattactaaatttggctcaatgcttacatatatgtgtaaaaagaaaatgtacgagctgtgataactgtttctgatagaatgaagatcagactgatatattaaatattcctttattgggtgagaaaatcagaccatgtcataactgctttaagtcatacagaatagatatcagagccttaaacaggctgacttctgctaaatgggtcaaactgggcagaaagtacacaaacacataacatccttatagaatatgatgtaacactatagatcaacttacctcagaaaatataaagcatataaaaccaagttaccgctgaaagtacaaacatcactaatgtcacataactttcctgacatgtggccaacagcaatgttttaatgttcttaaacattcgcacataaataagtgacataatattcagtacttacttttgacagttcactcttcggccgctcccttctgccgacaaaaattatccacacccaccgccgcgctatgaattgtgggatatatgggaccacgaagtgtccaccggaccacgcttgatatttggggaaatcgacggcgcatttggagtatgcatttgaagtgcactttgaattgggacaggcgtcgtcgcgtggcggtgacgtaatcgcacttgaaatgcgtacttcaagcgtgcagacgcGGTCCTGTCGGCCGCACTTTGAATTTCGTTGCTCTTTTTCTCTCCATAATACGTTTACTCGGAAACATAGTAGaggtcgtctttttttttttttaatcctgcaAGTTTGTCCCCATTTACTCCGCAGTCCAGTAGATGTTTTGTTGCAttaacaaatataataaaatataatcctttatttattataatttaaaaaatggttaaaaactCTTTAAGAGGTGTCAACATGGTAATATGCCGAGTGGCAGCGTTTTCCTTTCTCATTTCCACAGAGTTTTTCTTAATAAGTTGGAATGTAAAAACTTCCGGTATAAACACTGTCAATTTTACTCgtttttttaaaggcatgtCACATAGATCAATCTTGTATTTATTGACAATATCAACtaagaaaatacagttttagTGGTTTGCTGTGGCAATTAAAGCATTTTGTGTCACTTtatacaaaaaacccccaaacaaaacCCAGCTCTTTGCTCATATTACTGCAGCTGTATATCTGTCGAGTTTGGCTTTGTGCTTGTCCTTTTCTTCCCATCAAATTTGACAATTTGAACACACACTTGAATTAAGATGTGTGCTTAGTCTTCTAGCAGTATGTCCAATTCTTCTAAAGGCAGTCGCACTCGCAGTTCTTTCTCTGTCAACAGGTCTACAAACTCCTGCAGGTGATCGGGGAACAGCTGCACTGCGTCCATATACaaaccctgaactcacacacacacacacacacacacacacacacacacacacacacacacacacacacacacacacaaagaaaaggaGGGTGAATTTTATGTACTAGCGACATACATACACCACTGATGTTGATTTAGTTTGCAGTGATGACTACATGACACAATAACATAGCGATAAGTGTAATTGGTTAGTTTGGTAATAATATGCTGAGCAAGGCAGTATATTGATCAAGTGGCAACATCTTTAATGAAATCATATAACAAGTAGTGTTGCCTACTGTGTGGCTAATTGTACTAATGTGCCATCAAATTTCAATTTCAGTTTTGATGAGAGAAATTCTCCAATTTTATGAGTCTGTCCACGTTAAACACAGAGACAGTAAAAGTTTAACACAGTAAAAGATTGAGCCCTGTCTCATCCATaacctgtatataaaagatatacagaccttttttttttttctgaattgtAACCAACAAAGATAAGGAGCAGTGGCTATCAGCAACTGATTCTTGTTATGCTCCTCTTTTCTCACCACCTCTCTCTTAGCTGCCTGTCCCTGAGTTTGGTCCTGCTACAGGTTCTTCCCATCAAAAGGGGAGTTCTTGCTCCCAACAGTCACCAAGTGCTAATCACTTGTGTTAAATCATCTTTAACACTGTTGATacttatacatatatacattcaCTGGTGTCACCCTTAAGGGTTACTGGTATATACAACATTGTCACTTctggtttcatttcatttcctctttttcaaAATCTGAGCATCCCTGTATAAAAGTCAGTTGGTTCTGAggtaaaacaagctgctgttcaTTATCTCACAGCTCATTTTCACTCGTATAACAACACCTGATGACTCTGCAGGGACTCAGCACAGAACTACAAATCAAGCTTTGGGAAATATCACTTTCACAGTATATGTGTGCCTCACCTTAGACCAGGGGATATTCTGTAAGGCCTTATAGAAGATTCCTGTGGCTTTATCCACTTTTCCTTCAGACACCTAAAAATTCACACGTTCACACTTTACATACACAATGTAAGCACGGTGACATTAGTGTATCCACATGCACAGAAGCACTTCTACACTTTTGTCTCCATGTTTAATATTTGTAAAAAGAGGACATTTTAGATCTTATTCCTGAAATGCAAGTATTAATattccttctttttttgttttttaaaatgacacTAAAGCTTTCAGATACcaaatttcttttttctcattcaAGCAGGATCAGGTCTCTACCTTCTTCCTAAAACTTTTAGTGCTCCAGGGCAGAACAGCATCAATGTGAGTTTGTATGACTGGTctcaccaggaagtggatgtacattcTCCAGAGTAAAGGACAATGAGCCCCAGTTTCTGTTGCTATGGCATTTTCAAACAGTCCACGGATGCGGTTGCTGAGGCCATTCTCCGGCAGGATGGATAAGGGATCATCATGGAAACACGATCTATAAATACCGCAGACATGTACAGTTTAATGGACAGTAAGTGCTAATTATCAGTTGATTATGtacaaactgtttctgtttctatAAAAGCTGCATTAAGTCAAACTAAAAGCAAGACTGCAAATCACTTAAATCTGCATATAAACAACATTAAACACTGAAACCTTTTGAGATGCTCTTCTTTCATCACGCTACTTATGaatcttaatttttttaaatgagcaatttaaatgtagtttttgTAAATACTTTCGAAATCATCaccttctgtttttatttgtagtttACACGGCATTTTACTTTTTTGGAAACAAAGATATAAATCATATGTGAACTTTGATGTGATCCTGCTGTCTGATGTTTGTGATCATCGTTTGTCTTTTTACCTCTGAGCTGCATCTACCAGCTGCTTCCTTTGCTGTTCAGCAACAATGGCAAAGAGACGTGGCACCACGCTGCTGCAGTTTCTGGTTACAGAATGAAAAAAACGGCGTGCCCGGCCAGCGCTATGGTAACGGTTCTCCACCTGAAGCACAAATCACATGGAGGTCAGTCAggccaaaataaacaaataaggtCAGGGCTCAAAAGGCTTTGAGAAAGACATCTAGAGAAGAATGAggaaaaatgtgcttttattaGCCTGACCTGTAGATAAATGCTCCAGAGAGGGACGCTGGTGGTCCAGACTGGGAGGGCCGACGTCAGCGTTTGTCTCAGTGTcaccagaggaaacacagcGACGCTGTTGTGGTACTTGAGCAGTCCCGCCTGCTGCACAGCCAACGACTCACACTCAGCAGCTACCCTACTGACACAGGGCCTGTTTGAGTCAGCGTCAGCTCTCGCGAGCTTACCCTCCTTGCTGCTGTTCAGCTGCTGTTCAGCTGCTGTTAACGTGCGGTGTAGTTCTTCCATCTTCTCTCTAACCTGGGTGTAGACAGCGTTGGCTGCTTGCACGCTCACCGTGAGGTACTGGAAAAGAGCGTAGCAGCCAACCAGACCTCTCAACCTCAGCTTCTCTCCCATCAGGTCGTCTTGAACTGGAGAAGAAAGGATAAGACAAAGAGCTCAAGCTCAAAAATAGAAAGGGCTCATTTTTAACTACATTAAAATTTTCAACAAGTTATATTAGTGTGGAAGATGGGTTTCCACCAGAAAAGCTGGGTTCAGTTGTATCCAGTAGATAACAAGAGAGTTCACATACAGCAAAAAGCATGACCCTGTCAAGCATAACGCTCTCAGCTTTGAGGACAAGATTGAGCAAGTTGAATAAATAGTGAAAAAAACATTCTGGttaactgaaatgaaataaatagaaaaaaaccccagatgtttgtttctacaatatgactaaattaaataaaaatacccAGAAAATCTCTGATCTAGTCAAATCTGTAAACAACCAGGTGGAGGAAGCTTTGTTGCAGATATTTAGGACTGAGATGCCTAATGGAAGCAATGCGTTTATAGCATATCGCTTTGACCCTGACTACTGGTTGCTACAGCCTCTGGCTGCCTAGGTAACCCTCTAATGCATTTACCATCCtttcatatttaaaacaacTGTATCCTCCGCTTTCATTGGCAGCTCCGATGTTGAGAAAAAGTTCAACTCGGGAGCCATTTCACATATGTTGCTTTAAGTCGCTGAACGCCATTATTTTTGGTCACTATGTTGCTTCctgtgtttttcatgttttattttattattattatactgtTCTGAACTTCTTACGTAACCATAAATCATCTGATAAATATGCCACGCACTCACTgaattaaacaaaatgaaacacaaaaaaaaaataaagtggagaaaactaaaaacagaaaaaataaacagaaaatacaaaattacTGCTACTCTGATTGTGCAGTGAGTGTGGATTTATAGTAAAAATGTTCATGTCAGGTTTCTGAGAAGTTAAAAAGTTGGAAACTGATCAGAAAACAAACCTTTCCTGTTTTGGTCCAGTGCTGATAAACTGGCAGCCAGAGCCTGTTCATACGATTTTCTGGCTTTCAGGATGGAAACCGTGGAGAGGGAGGATGAAGTGGACGATGCAGAGGTTCCTTCTGCTAGCCGTGTCAGTACAGACACAGCCGGGGATGCTGTTACATCAGCCGGTTGACCCCCTCGCTCTTTCGCTCCATCCTCCAACTCCAGCTGGGACCACAGCAGGCAGAGATCACACAGAGCGAGACTGCCCAGCCCTTTGGGTCCCCCCAGTGCTGTCGCAGTGGAGAACACTTTGCGGGCCTCATCCAGGTTGCCCAGCAGCCATTCCAGGTGGCCGTACTCCCGCCACAACACTAATGACGAGCGATTGTCTGGTTCTTTGAGCAGCCGCTTGGCAACCTGCTTGCTGCTCTTCCCCTGAGAACGAAGGCGCTTTTTATTTCCGCTGTGCAAGCAGCGCATGACCTTACgtaaaaaaacaagaaccagAAGAGTGTAAGGGTTAGTCTGACCTCACTTTGAGTTTGAATGTAGTCAAATGAACCAACTCCTACCTTGAGTTTCTCGTACTGGATCCAGCTGAGTGACAGGAAGGCTCGGTGGTGGGGCGGAAGCACAGGCTGAAGCATACTGAACAAGTTCGTGAGGAACTTCTCGCCCTGTTTCCCAAGCCCCACCCACTTTCTTGTTCCTTGGAGAGTGGTCATGTGACCGACAGAGTTAATGCCACCATCAGGTAAATCATAGGAGGTCAGAGGACACTGGGGAGCATTACCTAGGATGGAAaaagtggttttttttttaagacttcACCTCagttagatttaaaaaatgaaagcttGTTTAGACTGTTTTACCTTGAGTGAGCAGAGAAAGGTTCTCCAGCAGCAAGCCAGGCTGACCTGGGGAAACCGAGAGCACTGAGTCCACAGGCAAACCCAGAAAGCTCAAGAAACGGAgaagcaggtggagctggagCTCTGGCGAAGACAAACAAATCAGTGACGGCCCGATGTCATCAAACAACACCTGGAATTAGAGATAGAGGTCAGCAGAGAGGTCAACCTACATGGTAAAGTTCACCAAAAAGAATATTTTGTCTTAAACCAATCAAACACAACACCTGTCTGTCAGGATCCTCACAGTCCTCCTCTGACTGGCCCTTGGCTTTGTCGGGTCTCCAGGGCAACCAGTGTGTGGCTTCACGAGATGACTCCACATCCAGCCAGATGGTACCTCTGGGCTGGGTCCTGTCCTTcacctcctcttcatcctcttcctcttcctcctcctcctcctctgtggaaacaaacagaaagattagattagattaattACATCCCCATAAAGAGATCTTGGATCACACAAACTGCAATAACTCTTCAcagacagaatttctaggtgcAGTCATATAGCAGAGTTTTCCGTTCTTTGggctcagagagagagggaggtctAGGGATCTCTGCTTAAACTGTTGGCTCGTGAGCCAAAGCCTGATAGGCATTATAAAATGGGTGGATAAATGACACTTTACACATGGCATGtgtaaagagtgtgtgtgtgtgtgtgtgttttacctgCAGTGGGTTGCAGCCAACCTCCTCGCTCTTGTTGGAGCATCCAAGCTTTCCAGCCTCTGGCGCCCAGCTCCCCGACCCTGGCCTCCCCGCTGTCCCAGAACGGCTCAAAGAACTCGACCTGTGGACAGTGAGGCAGAAATTTAACTATAGCAGGGCACAATTtatttactattattatttaaatgacCAGCCAAGGCCACTTCACTGATCATCACATCCAACTCTGAGCAACAAATATAACTCCTGAAATGTCACACAAGTCCTCTAAGAGTAGATTACAACATTAAAACTCAGCGAGAACATACCTGCTGCGGAGTGGACAGCTCTCGCACGCTGTCAGGCTTGAAGAAAGTAAAGTCAATCATTGCCTGAAACAGAGCAGTTGCCTTCTCCGAATGACCGCACTGACGCAGGAAGTGACACTGCTGCCAAAAAATATctgggcagaaaaaaaaaaaggatgtggGATTTGTAGTCATACAAAGCAAGCAGGACTGAATAATGAATGAACCTCATGCTGAAATGTCTGTTACCCAACATATCCTCCTCTATTCCTGGCAGAGCCGGGTGAGACACCATGCTGCCATCTCGGACAGCACTGAGCGTGCTCAGACACTTGCCGTACGCAGAGTTGACCTTGgacacagtgaagctgctgaaatAGCTCTGGGTGAAGAGCAGATACTCCCTCCACAGGGGGGTGCTGTTTGGGTGGAGAAACACCtgaaacacaacaaataaagaGCAACATTATTACTTGTATGTGACATTTACTTTTTGATAGAATCAGTAAGAAACAGACACTCCTGAGGGTTTCCTCAGCATTTTAGGGACTTGTTGTGACATTCATACATAGACATACCAGTTTCTTCCACTCCTTAGCCAGAGCTGAGGGCTCCCAGAGCTCCTGGCAGATGCGGAGTCTCTCGAGTTGCAGAGCTATGCAGAGGGGGTTGGTGGCCACGGCGCGCTCTGCGATGCTTAGCTTTTTCTCCAGCACTGCCCTGTAGGAAGACTTGCGGCGCTCAGCAGCATCACTGCCCTGCTGCTCCTCCTCGCCTTTGAACACAGCTGCACTCGCCTCATCCTAGAGAGGTAGGGAGAGATTGGAAAAGGCGATGAAGTACCCAAACCTTATGTGATAAGCCAAAGAGCATGTTGGAGGAAACTCCATGCTTCTTGCTTTTCTGCTGACTGACTGAGGGCTTTATGCACACAAGAAGACTTTGTGAAACTTGCAATTTGCATGAAATGAAAGCATATCAATTAACTAATTATGTCTGTCCCCTGTTGTGTTGATTTCCTATTGCGGTTAGTAGTGACACTGAGTTAGAACCCCTGGTTTGACTTATGTGTATGATTTAAGCAGCGTAAGCCTTTACCAGCACATCTCTAAAGCTCTAGAAGAATTTTGAATAGTTGCTGCAGGCAATTTAGATGAATAAGCCTCTGAGGAGTTCAACAAATCCACTTCTGAGTTACCTAAATGGTTCTTCAGTGGATGAACGTTATTCAAGTAAATCAACCCTCTTGTACTTTCATTGCTGTTTTGGTAATAATGAAGAACGTGAAACACTAAATCTTCAATCTTTGTGAGAGTGTTTTGGAGCACCAGTGTGAGGAGTGCAGGTTCAGAGGTGCAGAAGGAGCCCACGCTGCAGGATTTCCTCTCAGTAAAGTGAGTGGTCACTTGCCTCAGATAAACATTCCCCCTCAAAGTTCACTTGCACTTTGAGTGCATTTGATACATTTGATTACTGCTTCTTGTGATGTTCTCATGAGAGGTGAGCACACGTCAGGAGTCCGCAAACTTTTGTTAAAAGAAACCACGTTCTGAAGCCCTGACATTCCTGCAGCAGTATTATAAAGCAGCGTGTGTACCTGGTATCGTATGAACTCTATCCACAGCTGTGTGTCTGCTGGCTGCTCTCTCAGCTGCCTGTTGAACTCTTCGGTCCTGCCACCCAAAAGTGCAGTGCCCTCCTCTGTGTGAGCGTCCTCCTTTTGCTGGTCTTGGTGTCCTTTCCCCTGCAGCCAGAGGGCCGTTGAGGAGTCATACACACCGAGGGGATTCACCGATGACGTCTGCCCTCTGTGagctaaaaacataaataaattttaaaaaatcagttaCATTTTAAGTTAAATTTAAAGAGTTAAGCTTTAAAGACCAACATGAGAAAAATCAGAAGGTGTCAGAGATATTTCAGTCCACTTAAATCCTGGAATAAATGTGACACCGTGAAGTTACATCCTTTTAAGTGTAGCACATTTTTTACCAGCCCATTGATACAGATGTCCCTTAAACACATCACAAGTTTTGAAAAGAAGAAAGCTATGACAATACACTCGCTGAATATGTGTGCTTGTTTTATCATACCAGCATGACAAACAAAGGCAAATACTGGCTTTTAACACACTTTGACCTAAACATTTTGGTTTTAACAGTCttagttgttgttttagttgtttttattgagttattatatttatttatttgctttttttctatattttactgcatcattattttacattttatttgttttagtggcattttacattgttaagcactttgtgcagcatggactgtttggaaatgtgctatataaagaaACTTAACCTTGCCCTTGACCTACTGGTTTTAGTTCATCAGAGTCTCAAAGCTACATAAAAGTGAGACCTTGTAATGTTTCCACACCCATTAAAGGCCTGTTTGGGGGTTAAAGGATGAGGATGAGTGTttagctcttcttcttcttcttctttttttttttcttttttgatggTTTAACTTGGGGGTATAACGTTTGGGACATGGATGTGCAGGCAGATAAAGATCCTAACAGAgccacaaaaaaccccaaaacaaagcaTAACTGTGTGACTATGTCTGCCCCTTCCCCAATACATAATCTAACAGAGAAAATGATTTTAGCCAAAAATATGAGAACTGACAACAGCCAAAGAACCTCAAACTCATTGAGATCTCACTCACTCAGGGCTCCAAAGTTTGAGGGAGATGAGATAAAGAGAAAAGTCAAAGAACAGTCAAATTATTAGTGCCATGGCCCGTTAAAAATGTGAAGGTCTaatcttgttttctttccttgaGAAAATCATCAAAAGCTGCTGACATTTTCTGGtttaatgtgcttcttcttgGTCACTTGCGCAAGTCTAAATGAGACTTTCAGTTCAAAAATGATCAGCACTAAAATGGCGCATTAAGCATGAAGTGGCTGAATTCTCTCTTTGCCACACCCAGCTACACCCCATACCTTTATCTCCTTCTTTAGTGTCTGCCTCATCATCACCCAGAGGGAGGAAGATTGCGGAGCTGGTGCCATCGCTACCATCAGAACTCGCTGGTAATGCAGGAAGAGCAGGCGCTGCCTTCAGCAGCTGTCGACTGACTGTAGAGTAGTATCTGTCCGCTGCCTTCTTCCTGTCGCcgcctttcttcttcttattattagtCACCTCTGAGTCCTCCCAGCTGACCCCCTGCCTGTGAAAGTCCAAACCCAGAGCCGAGCTGCCTTTCCTTCTATACCTGGAACACAAAAATGGTGCAGCTTATCTCAGATTGTAGGTTTTCTTCTGTACTCAACTGTACAGCCCATGTAACTTTATAATTTGGTTCAAAATAAAACCTTCAGCCAGTCATTAatagggtaaaaaaaaacaaacggaTGAATCCCACGTTTTGGGAGCATGGTTTAAGATTTGTCCTTTGTGTCCTGATTTTACACTCAGTACAGACATTACAGTCTCCGCTCTCCTTAGGCTGTATGAGGATTCCTAAAAGACACATCTGATGGACAGAGGAGGCTTATAGGAAGAGCACAAGTGTATCCTTTGCAGAAGTGTTTTTACCTTCAGAGTATAAAAAAGGCATCTCACACGGCTGGAAAATACAAACCACGCCTTGAACAAAACTCTTTAAACAACTCATCCTTTTTATTCGTGCACTGCTTCATTTattgaaaatgatcatttttctttgtgagattaaaaaaaaagtataatgtCCCGTCATATTGTACCATGTTGGAAACTATTCAAACGCAGCTTTAAATGTGAGCATGGTTACACCTGAGATCATTTTAAGTTAAGTTTAAAGAGTTAAGCTTTAAAGACCAACATGATAAAAATGGGAAGGTGTCAGAGATATTTCAGTCCACTTAAATCCTGGAATAAATGTGACACCGTGATGTTACATCCTTTTAAGCTTAGCGCATTTTTTACCAGCCCGTTGATACAGATGTCCCTTAAACACATCACAAGttttgaaaagaagaaaactatgACAATAAACTCACTGAATATGTGTGCTTGTTTTATCATACCAGCATGACAAACAAAGGCAAATACTGGCTTTTAACACACTTTGACCTAAACATTTTGGTTTTAACAGCTTTAGATgttgttttagttgtttttattgagttattttatttatttatttgttttttttctatattttactgcatcattattttacattttatttgttttagtgGCATTTTACATTAttaagcactttgtgcagcatgGACTGTTTGGAAATGTAGACACAGTTGGGCTATAACGACACTGTTTATGATGCAGTTGTGTCAAATGTTTGCAAGAATGTCATTTTCCTTGTGTCTCTTCTCGTGTGTCTTTTCTGTGAAGGGCTAAAAAAAGAGTCAAGTGTCTTTTACCTGGCTACGTCTCCTCTGTACAGGGACTTGTAAGTCCAGTTGGCGGGGTCTGGTTTTCGGTCCACACAAAACGGCTGCTCTGTGGGCGACTGGAGGTCATCCAACCAAGAGAAACGGTTCGCTAACTGAGGAGCCTCCCGCCTGTTTCCCACAAACATAATTACAGAACAGAAGTGAGGTTATGCTCAGTGTATAAAATTATAAGTTTATGCCTCAGTGATGTTAAAGATGTTTGTGTACCTTTCAGCTTCTTGCTCCTTTTTGAGATCACTCGGGTAA encodes:
- the nrde2 gene encoding nuclear exosome regulator NRDE2, with the protein product MALFPAFAEEASNKVRDSSTELDWLKNKSFQTGDALSLHGRFLEKTSEEQNKKEPSVSRDVNSEEDGEDGVAPRKKKRKKKQKKKHKKKSGRYSHSSASDSETIYPSDLKKEQEAERREAPQLANRFSWLDDLQSPTEQPFCVDRKPDPANWTYKSLYRGDVARYRRKGSSALGLDFHRQGVSWEDSEVTNNKKKKGGDRKKAADRYYSTVSRQLLKAAPALPALPASSDGSDGTSSAIFLPLGDDEADTKEGDKAHRGQTSSVNPLGVYDSSTALWLQGKGHQDQQKEDAHTEEGTALLGGRTEEFNRQLREQPADTQLWIEFIRYQDEASAAVFKGEEEQQGSDAAERRKSSYRAVLEKKLSIAERAVATNPLCIALQLERLRICQELWEPSALAKEWKKLVFLHPNSTPLWREYLLFTQSYFSSFTVSKVNSAYGKCLSTLSAVRDGSMVSHPALPGIEEDMLDIFWQQCHFLRQCGHSEKATALFQAMIDFTFFKPDSVRELSTPQQVEFFEPFWDSGEARVGELGARGWKAWMLQQERGGWLQPTAEEEEEEEEEDEEEVKDRTQPRGTIWLDVESSREATHWLPWRPDKAKGQSEEDCEDPDRQVLFDDIGPSLICLSSPELQLHLLLRFLSFLGLPVDSVLSVSPGQPGLLLENLSLLTQGNAPQCPLTSYDLPDGGINSVGHMTTLQGTRKWVGLGKQGEKFLTNLFSMLQPVLPPHHRAFLSLSWIQYEKLKVMRCLHSGNKKRLRSQGKSSKQVAKRLLKEPDNRSSLVLWREYGHLEWLLGNLDEARKVFSTATALGGPKGLGSLALCDLCLLWSQLELEDGAKERGGQPADVTASPAVSVLTRLAEGTSASSTSSSLSTVSILKARKSYEQALAASLSALDQNRKVQDDLMGEKLRLRGLVGCYALFQYLTVSVQAANAVYTQVREKMEELHRTLTAAEQQLNSSKEGKLARADADSNRPCVSRVAAECESLAVQQAGLLKYHNSVAVFPLVTLRQTLTSALPVWTTSVPLWSIYLQVENRYHSAGRARRFFHSVTRNCSSVVPRLFAIVAEQQRKQLVDAAQRSCFHDDPLSILPENGLSNRIRGLFENAIATETGAHCPLLWRMYIHFLVSEGKVDKATGIFYKALQNIPWSKGLYMDAVQLFPDHLQEFVDLLTEKELRVRLPLEELDILLED